Proteins encoded within one genomic window of Lampris incognitus isolate fLamInc1 chromosome 1, fLamInc1.hap2, whole genome shotgun sequence:
- the LOC130111986 gene encoding LOW QUALITY PROTEIN: C2 calcium-dependent domain-containing protein 4C (The sequence of the model RefSeq protein was modified relative to this genomic sequence to represent the inferred CDS: substituted 1 base at 1 genomic stop codon), translating to MXLLGKIREGIESVELEPSPDLEKKEEVALKTKMKPFSAEGYRLAGMYESPNTQRRESLFHSYCPSYLLHRSLPATATKLSYEKNLTKTTTTLSGLPSDNSGPAEGKASSSLQNNAREKKRRRRRERRNYLSSSEDSSFTLSPPIIFPMDVLRCQERHQREHIIPLSGCGKVHLSAEHTTSFSTASTLSNLRVRVISVKDIRDNVNPQPLICGLSLCLTPGKLQWQESATIRDCRSPVFNEDFYFIYFTDLTQENLLVLELRLKVMERPGSGAVIGVITKPLSHLFPF from the exons ATGTGACTCCTGGGGAAGATAAGAGAAGGCATTGAGAGCGTTGAGCTAGAGCCGAGTCCTGATttggagaaaaaggaggagg TGGCCTTGAAAACTAAAATGAAGCCATTCTCTGCAGAAGGATATCGTCTGGCAGGGATGTATGAAAGCCCCAATACTCAGCGGAGAGAATCTCTGTTTCACTCATACTGTCCCAGTTACTTGCTTCATAGAAGTCTTCCTGCAACTGCAACTAAATTATCATATGAGAAAAACCTGACCAAGACCACCACCACTTTATCTGGGCTCCCCTCAG ACAACAGTGGTCCTGCTGAAGGGAAAGCATCCAGTTCTTTGCAAAACAAtgccagagagaaaaagaggaggaggaggagggagaggagaaatTACTTATCTAGCTCTGAGGACAGTTCATTCACCCTTAGCCCACCCATTATCTTTCCTATGGATGTTCTCCGCTGTCAGGAGCGACATCAGCGTGAGCACATCATCCCCTTGTCAGGCTGTGGTAAAGTCCATCTTTCGGCTGAGCACACCACATCCTTTTCCACAGCTTCAACCCTGTCCAACCTCAGAGTCCGGGTCATATCTGTGAAGGACATAAGAGACAATGTCAACCCGCAACCTCTGATCTGTGGGCTGAGTCTCTGCCTGACACCGGGGAAACTGCAGTGGCAGGAAAGTGCCACCATCAGGGACTGTCGGAGCCCTGTGTTTAACGAGGACTTCTACTTCATCTACTTCACAGACCTGACTCAGGAGAATCTGTTAGTGTTGGAGCTCAGGCTAAAGGTGATGGAGAGACCTGGCTCAGGGGCAGTAATTGGAGTAATCACTAAACCATTGTCTCATTTATTCCCCTTCTGA